In Methanoregula formicica SMSP, the DNA window ACCCTTGACGGGGAATTCACCGGAGGAAATGTCACTGCCGGCCTTGGAGAGGGCGTGACGGGCATTATCTTCAACCCGCGGTTTGAGTCATATAATGAGTCACTCCGTGGATGGGAAACGCAGGCCCTGGCAGAAGAGAGGGAATACCTGAAGTCACGTGCCCGGCAGAGCCCCTGAAACACAGAACCGCACGGGAAAGAATGGGAGGATTGGGATTCGAACCCAAGAACCACTAAGGACCGGATCTTAAGTCCGGCGGAGTTGGCCAGCTTTCCTATCCTCCCGCAGACGGATATCCTGATTGTCCTGTCGGGATAATGAGCGCGGCGCCACCCGCCATACGGGTGCCGTATGCTCTCCAGTACTTAGCCCCTGGATATAAAAAAAAGATTCCCTGATTGTTCTGCTATTATGATGGATGATGGCAGTTGCATGAAGGGTGGCAGGAAAAAGCTATGTTTTATAGGATTGCCGGGGTACTGAGTGTGAACAACCGCACGTGACTTTCATGAGTACCCTGACGCTGAACGGCTGGATGGAGCGGGACGGCCACCGGCTCAGCATTCCCGGGATCGAGAGACTGGTAATAGACCGCCCGGATGAACTGTCGCAGTGCGGAGGGGAATTCTTCCTTTCCTGGGACTCCTGCAGCGCCCGCGACCTGTACGGGATCATGGAGGGAACCGGCCCGAAAGGCACTATTCTCTGCAACGGGAAAGCCACCGGGACTATCGCTCCCACAGCACCGGAGATGACCCTCGAAGATGCAATCGTGACTGCCGTTCGCCTCCGCAGCGATGAGGGAGTCGTGGCATTATCGGGAGGGGTGGACTCGGCGCTCGTGGCTGCCCTTGCCCGACGGGAATGCGTTGCCGTAGGCCTTGAAGGATCGCATGACCTGAAACGGGCGAAAGCTGCCGCGGACTCTCTGGGGCTTGACTGCACCTTCGTGACGATCCATGAGGAGGAGATCGCTTCAGCTCTTCCGATCGTTGTCAGGGCAATCCCGGAGAAGAATCCGGTGAACGCGGGAATCGCTCTCACCCTGTATTTCGTCGCGCACTGGGCCGGGGAGCATGGCTACCAGCGCATCATCACCGGGCAGGGCGCAGACGAACTCTTCGGCGGATATTCACGGTACCTTACCACGGAGACACTGGAAGAAGATCTCGTGCGGGACTTTACCGGTCTTGAAGCACAGGTGCGGCGTGATCAGGCAGTGGCGGCACTGCACGGGGCGTACTTCTCGATGCCGTATATGGACTTCCGTGTTGTGCGCGCCGCCCGGGCCATCCCTGCCGCGGAGAAGGTGCAGGGCGGCCGCCGTAAGATCCCCTTAAGAACGGTCGCAGAACGCCACATTCCCCCGGATCTCGCAGGGTACGAGAAGAAAGCCATGCAATACGGGAGCGGTGTCTGGGCAACCCTCCGGAAGCTTGCCCGTAAAAATGGTTATAAAACGTCCATGCAAGATTACATAGACCACATCAGCAGGGTGGAACATGGTCACTGAACAAGACGTACAACATATCGCGGAACTGGCCGATGTCGGTATCGGCGCCGGAGAACTGGAGAATTTTACCCACCAGTTCAACGCCATTCTCGAATATTTCGATATCCTCGACCGTGTCGAGGGGCAGGGCGAGGGAGCGCGCGATCACTATAATGTCCTGCGCGAGGACGAGGTCGAGCCCTCGCTCCCGCAGGAAGAGGTGCTCCGCAATGCACCGGCACAGGAAGACGGATTCATCAAGGCCCCGAGGGTGATGTAGTGCCGGCACAGACGATCATCTTCGAGCCCGATGACAAATACAATGCATTCCTCAAGGTCTGCAACAAACCGTCGCATACCAACGGGAAGCTGGCCGGTATCACGGTTGCTGTCAAGGACAATATCTCGACACAGGGCATCGAGACCACCTGTGCCTCGAAAATCCTCAAGGGCTATGTTCCCCCGTACGATGCCCACGTTGTCGGGCTCTTAAAGCAGGCAGGCGCTGCCATTGCCGGCAAGACCAACATGGACGAGTTCGGTATGGGGACCACCACCGAAAACTCCGCGTTCGGCCCCACCCTCAACCCCTGCGACACCGGGCGTGTCCCGGGCGGCTCCAGCGGTGGGAGCGCTGCGGCAGTTGCTGCCGGCATGGTCCGGATGGCCCTCGGGACGGACACCGGCGGTTCGATCCGGTGTCCCGCAGCATTCTGCGGCATTGTCGGCCTGAAACCCACCTATGGCCGCGTCTCGCGGTACGGCCTCATTGCCTACGCCAACTCGCTCGAACAGATCGGGCCGATGGGAAAGACCGTCTCCGATGTCTCCACCCTCATGAGCGTCATCGCAGGCTATGACCGCCATGACTCCACCTCGCAGAACAAGCCGTACGACCATATCCCCCGTGCCGACATCAAAGGCCTGAAAATCGGTATACCGGCAGAGTATTTCGGCAAGGGCGTTGACCCGCAGGTCGCCGCTGTTGTAAAGAAGGCGATTGGCCGGCTGGAGGAACTCGGGGCATCCACGGTCCTGTGCAGCATCCCCTCCATGGAATACGCCCTTGCAGCATACTACGTGACCTGCACCTGCGAGGCGAGCTCCAACCTGGCCCGGTTCGACGGCGTCCGGTACGGCCCTGCTGCGGACACGAAGAAGTCCTGGCACGATGCGTACCAGGAAGTAAGGAGCGCCGCGTTCGGCACCGAGGTCCGGCGCCGGATCATGCTCGGCACGTTTGCCCTCTCAAGCGGGTATTACGGGAAGTACTATACCAAGGCGCAGGTCGCCCGCGAGAATGTCCGGAACGATTTCCAGCGGATCTTCAGCGATGTTGACGTGATCGCCGGCCCTACCATGCCGACTATCGCATTCAGACTGAAGGAAAAGAGCGACCCGCTCTCGATGTACCTCGCTGACATTTTGACGGTGCCGGCGAACCTTGCCGGTATCCCGGCAATATCCGTCCCGTGCGGGAAGTCCGAAGGAATGCCGGTCGGTCTCCAGATCATGGGCCGTCACTTCGAAGATGAACGCGTGATCGATGTTGCCTATGCCTACGAGCAGGCGGTGAACTGATATGGCGGAAGAAGAGACGCAGGTCATTGTCGGTCTTGAAGTACACTGCCAGCTGGACACGAAGAGCAAACTCTTCTGCGGGTGTTCGACCGACTACCGCAGCGACGGCCCCAACACCCACCTCTGCCCCATCTGCCTCGGCCTGCCCGGCGCTATGCCGGCGCTGAATAAGCGGGCCATCGAGTATGCTATGAAGGTGGCAAAAGCCCTCAACTGCGAGATCGTGAACGAGTCCGAGTTCTCGCGGAAGAACTACTTCTACCCTGACCTGGACAAGGCTTACCAGATCACCCAGTACGACAAGCCCCTTGCCGAAGGCGGCTATTTGGAGATCGAGAGCGATGCCGGCGGGGAGAAGAAGGTCCGCCTCACCCGCATTCATGTCGAGGAGGATCCCGGCCGGCTCGTCCACATGGGTAATGTCGAGCGGGGGAAGTACTCGCTTGTTGACTATAACCGTGCCGGCATCCCGCTCATCGAGATCGTCTCTGAGCCGGACATGCGCTCGCCCAAGGAAGCTCGGAAATTCTTGAACAAGCTCCGCGCCACGCTCGAATACCTGAGTGTATTCGACTCCGAGAAGGAGGGGTCGCTCCGTGTCGATGCGAACATCTCGATCAAAGGGCACGAGCGCGTTGAAGTCAAGAACATCACGTCCTACAAAGGCGTAGAAAAGGCGCTTACGTTCGAGGTCACACGCCAGAAGAACCTGATCCGGCGCGGGCTGAGGATCGAGCGCGAGACCCGGCACTTCCTCGAAGGCCGTGGCGTCACCCAGTCCGCCCGCAGCAAAGAGCAGGAGCACGACTACCGGTACTTCCCCGAGCCTGACCTCCGCCCGCTCCGGGTGAAATCCTGGGTCGACGGGATCGTCCTCCCCGAATTGCCGGATGCCCGACGCGAACGATTCATGGCGCAGTATGGCTGTTCGCTCAATCATGCCCGGACCCTGACCGGTGACCTGAAACTCGCCAACTTCTTCGAGAAGGTCGTATCATCCGATCCCAAAGGACTCGCCCCGCTTGCATCAACGTGGATTGCAGACACGCTCATCGGCGAGCTGAATTACCGCGACATGGGACTGGATCCCGTTGACCCGGAAAGTGTTGCCGCCCTGATATGGCTGCTGAAGGCAGGGACCATCACTGACAAGAGCGGGGTCGAGGTACTCCGGGTGATGCTTGACCAGCGGCTGAAGAAGGAGAAGACGGAGACGCCCGACGCGATCGTTGCCCGTCTTGGCCTGACCAGGACGACCGGCGACACGGGGGCGATTGCAGCCGCCATCGAAGAAGCTATCAGCGAGAACCCAAAAGCCCTCGAGGATTACCGGAACGGCGAGGGCAAGGCGCTCAACTTCCTTGTCGGGCAGGTCATGAAGAAGACGCGGGGCAAAGCCGACCCTGCCGAGCTGAACCGTATGCTCATTGAAGCGCTGAAAAAGAAGGAGGCGTAATACCCGTGCACCTGATCGTTGCAGAGAAGAACATCTCGGCCCGGCGCATCGCGGAGATCCTTGCCGGGGGAAAAAAGGTTGCCGAGCAGAAGGACGCCGGGGTATCCACGTACCATTTCGGCGACACGATCACGGTCGGGCTCCGGGGCCATGTCGTGGAGATCGACTTCGAGCCGGGATACCAGAACTGGCGGAGCGAGACCGCAACCCCAAGAAGCCTCATCGATGCAAAGACGATCAAGGTGCCCACAGAAAAGAAGATCGTTTCCCTCCTCCAGAAACTGGCGAAAAAAGCCGATCGCGTCACCATCGCTACGGACTTTGATACCGAGGGAGAGCTGATCGGCAAGGAAGCGTACGAGCTGGTCAGGGCCGCTAACAAAAAGGTCACGATCGACCGTGCCCGGTTCTCCGCCATCACGGAACAGGAACTGAAGCACGCGTTTTCCACTACCACCGAGCTTGACTTTGCCCTTGCCGCAGCCGGCGAAGCACGCCAGTCCATCGACCTGATGTGGGGGGCGTCCCTGACACGGTTCATCTCGCTTGCCGCACGCCGCGGAGGCCAGAACATCCTCTCGGTAGGCCGGGTCCAGACCCCGACCCTTAGTATGATTGTCGACCGGGAGAAAGAGATCGTGGCGTTCGTGCCGGAAAAGTACTGGCAGCTTGCTCTCGACTTCGAGAAACGCGGCGAGGTGATCGAGGCCCGGCACACCAATGGCCGGTTCCACGAGAAGGCCGCTGCCGAACAGGCCCGCGACCGGACGCAGTCACCCCTTGTCGTGAAGGAGGTCAGGACCGGGACCAAGCAGGACCGGGCCCCGTCACCATTCGACACCACGACCTATATCGTGGCGGCAGCACGGCTCGGGCTCTCGGCGGCAAACGCGATGCGGATTGCCGAAGACCTGTACATGAACGGTTTCATCTCGTACCCGAGGACAGACAACACCGTATATCCCCCGTCTCTCGACATCAGCGGGATCCTGAACACCCTGAAAACCTCGCCATTCAAAAAGGATGTCGAATGGGTGATCGCCCACCGGCGGCCGGTCCCGACGCGGGGCAAGAAGTCCTCGACCGACCATCCGCCGATCCACCCCACCGGAGCGGCGACACGGGAGATGCTCGGGGACGATGCATTCCGGGTGTACGAACTCGTGCTCCGCCGCTTCCTCGCCACCCTTGCGCCGGACGCTCAGTGGAAGACCTTAAAGATCCTCTTTGACGCGAATGGCGAGGAGTATACCACGACAGGCGGCCAGCTCATGGAACAGGGCTGGCATGCGGTGTACCCGTTCTCGGAGGCGCGGGAGACGCTCCTCCCCGAATTCGCTACCGGGGAAAAGCTGCCCATCAGGAAGGTAACGCTCGACGAGAAGGAGACACTGCCACCCGCACGGTACACCCAGAGCAAGCTCATCCAGCGGATGGAGGAACTGGGCCTTGGGACAAAGAGCACGCGGCACGAGGTCATTGCAAAACTCGTCTCCCGGAAGTACGTGGAGGGTGCACCTCTGCGGCCAACGCTGGTCGGCAGGGTCGTCACGGAGTCGCTCGAACAGCATGCCGACATCATAACAAAGCCGGATATGACCCGGACGCTCGAATCGCACATGCAGCTGATCAAGCAGAGCCAGCGGACGCGCGAGGACGTGATCAGGGAGTCCCGCGACATGCTGCACCGTGCCTTCGACCAGCTCGAAGCCAATGAACAGGTGATCGGCGATGATATCCGGAACCGGACCGCCGAGGAGATGAACCTCGGGAAATGCCCGGTCTGCGGCGGAACGCTTGCCATCAAGCATCTCCGCGGCAATACGCAGTTCATCGGCTGCTCGCGGTACCCGGACTGCAGCTTCAACATCGGCCTGCCAACAGCGCAGTGGGGATTTGCCATCAGGACCGACGAGAAGTGCGAGAAACACGGCCTGAACTTTGTCCGGCTCGTGCGGAAGGGGGCCCGCCCATGGGACATCGGGTGCCCGCTCTGCCACCAGATCAATTCCAACCGCGAGTCGCTCGAAGAGATCCCATCTGCCGACAAGGGGCTGGTCGACCGGATCCAGGCATGCCATATCTACACGGTTGCCGATCTTGCGCACAGCACTCCGGAAGACCTTGCAAAGAAACTTGGCGTTTCCCTTGAAAAGGCAACGGAACTTACCCGCGATGCTGCTGTCGTGCTGGAGAAACTCCGCCGCCGCTCGGAGTGCCGCAAGTTCATGCGGGACCGTCTCATCCCCCGCAAAGGACGGAGTTATGCAAAGATCCTTACGGCGCTCAAGGATGCGGGGATTACGGATCTCTCGCGCCTTGCACAGGCAGATCCCGCCACCCTGAAAAAATCCGGGGTCACCGACGCGGAGACAGAACAGTTGATCTCCGATGCAAAGATAGTGTACCACAGCCAGGTCTTAAAAGAGATCGGGATCCCTGCCGTGAGCCTGAAAAAGTACATTGCTGCAGGAATCATCGAGCCGGAAGCATTCTGTGCACAGTCACCCGCCGCGCTCAGCGAAAAGACGGGCATGTCCTTATCGACCATCCAGAAGCACGTCGACAAGGTCTGCACCTACCTCAAAAAGCCGGTCCCGAAGAAATTCTCGAAACTCCAAATCGAACGCGGAAAGAAACAATTACTCGCGGTGAGCGGGCTCTCCACCCTTCAGGTGGAAAAACTGTTCAGGGCAGGAATTGTTGATGGTGACGCACTCCTTGCCACCGACCCGGTCTCCGTTGCTGCCGCTACGGGAATCCCCGAGCAGAAGATCCGCGATTACCAGAAGGTCCTCAAAAGAAAGAAAGACACCGCCATCATTCAGCTGTAGGCAAAATTTACTTTTTTTTCAGCGCAAGTTCGATCGCAACCCGCAGGTCATTGTCCTCGAACGGTTTGACAATGAACCCATCCGGCTGCGTAGCCTTCGCACGGTCAAGGGTCGGACCGTCAGAATGGGACGTGACATAGACAACCGGGATGGAGAATCCCTTCTTGATCATTTTTGCCGTTTCAATCCCGTCCACTTCTCCCTGAATGTTGATGTCCATGAGGACAAGATCAGGTTTTGTCTTCACCACGAGTTCCATAGTCTCGGCACCGGAGATCGCCCTGCCGGCCACCTCGTACCCCAGGTTCTTCAACCGCCAATCCTCAACTTTTGCGATGATATCGTCATCCTCAACAAGGAGAATCTTTTTTGGTGCCAATGCAGTATCCTCCGCTTTACGTTCCCGGTATTGTGCTCCTTATGTTTACTCTTTCCTCTCTTTTTTCACGAACCGCCATGTTCCGTTTGGTATGATAAGTTCAAAGCGGGCTCTCTTCCCGTACACCCCGGTCTCCCGGATCGAGATCCCCGTGATCCGGAGGATCTCGCGGGTCAGGAAAAGCCCCATCCCGGTGTTTCTCCCGACGCCGCGCTCAAATATCCTCGCCTTGGCATTATCGGGGATCCCGACACCGTCATCCTCGCAGATGAGGGTCAGCCCGATATCGGAGATCTGGTAATAGAACCGGATCATCGTAAGCCGCTCCCCGTACCGGACCGCATTGTCCGCGAGGTTATAGAATACCTTCTCCAGCAGGGGATCGGCAAAGATCTCCGTCTCCTCGAGTTCGATCTCAATGGAGACGCCGGGATTGTTGAGGCCGGATATCGCACGGGAGACGATATCCCGTACATTCTGCCAGACCGGGGCATGTACACCTACCCCTTGGTAATCCCTCGTGAACGTGATCTGCCGCTGGATGAGTCTTCCCTCTTCCTTGATCTGTTCCAGCAGCCGGGCCAGTTCCTCCTTGTTCCCGGACGCCACGGCCATATCGATGAGGCCGAAGATCCCAGTGATGGTGTTTAAGATATCGTGTCTCGTAATATCGTTCATGAGGTTCAGTTTCTTGTTTGCCAGGTGAATGGCATCCTCGATACGTTTCCGGTCGGTGATATCGGTTATTGTACCAACGTAGCCGTGGATCTGGCCCTTGCTGTCATAGACCGGGACCGACTGCCCGTAGAGCCATATGACTGATCCGTCTGGTCGCATGAACCGGGTCTCAGCATCCGGAAGGAGACGCGACTGGAACTTCTTCCACATCTCTTTGGAGATCCGCATGCGGTCCAGGGGTTCCTGGATCTCTTTCCACGGGCGGCTTCGCATGTCCTGGAAGGTCATGCCGGTCATCTCCTCCCACCGCTCGTTGACGTACGTGAGGGCTCCGCTCGCTTTGCTCTCGAATACTCCGACAGGTGAGGTCTGGAGGAGGTGTGAGAGGCGCTCCTGGCTCTTCTGGAGCTCCTCCTGCATCTGGAGGCGCACTGTGTTGTCGATAAAGGTCTCCAGCAGGCATGAACGCCCATGGAGCATGACCGGAACAACGTGTTTGATGATGGAGATCCTGCTCCCGTCGGATCTCACCAGGATGCGCTGGGAATTATCCACCTGAATGCCAAGGTCCGTGACCGGACACTTGCCGGCTTCGGCCGGGCAGACAACATCATGGCAGGACCTGCCAATAATCTCGTCCCGGGTTATCCCGATCATTTCCAGGGCGGCGGGATTGACATCTATGATCGTATGGGTCCCGGCATCGATAACAAGGATCCCGATACTGACGGACATCAGGAGGGTCTGCAGGTACTCCTGGCTTTCTATTAATGCCTCTTCGAGATTGACTCTCTCCGTCACATCGATAAGAACACCGCGGAACCCGATAACCTGGCCTTCGCGATGAATTGGTGCGAGAGAAATGATCGCACGCATCAATGTGCCATCGGTTTTACGGAGGGTGTAAATCTCTCCGGTTGACGTTCCACCCGAAAGAACCGCGTTCAGGCCGCGACGCATCCGCTCGCCCTCTCCCTCGATAAGGAAATCGCCGACCCGGATATCCTTCCTGATCATCTCATCGGAGATCCCGAATAATTCTGCACCGACCTTGTTGGTGTAGAGGACCCGGCAATCGGCGTCCATCTCAAAAATGGGGAGCGGGAGCAGGTCGGCAAGCTCGTGGAACCGCGCCTCGCTCCGTATGAGGCCTTTACTTGCCTCGTCAAGGGAGTCCAGCATGCCGTTGATCTCTCGCGCTAGTGCTGCGAACTCATCGTTGCCTTCAAGGTGAACTCTCCGTGAGGGAAGAGACTTCGTGCTGATGCCCTGAACCTGAGTGCTGAGGGATGTGATCCGCGAAAGTACAAGGCGGTCGAGGAGGAGAAGATACGTGATCCCCAGCATCAGGCCGGCGGCAAGAACGATGAGGACATACTGGATCGTGGTGGTGGCACCCTGCAGGTAAATTGTGCGGGGTTCACGGACCTCCACGATGAGCCTGCCCTGCCCGGTGATGTCCCGGATGAGGGCATACCCGGCAATTTCATTGTCGCCTACGAACTCCGTGGTTCGGGCGTTGTTGTCCCCCGCTGCTGCAAGCAACGCCCGTACAGACGCGGGAATACCGGGATCATCTGCCGGAAGGAGACGGAACTGTTGCTGTACAGACGTTAACGGGACAACGGTTACGGAATGATCCAGGTACCTGCCCATCACAACACTGCCCGTCGGATTACCCGAGAGATCGGAGTGGAGGATCGGGCAGGACGCCACAATGACCGGCCGGTCATCAAGGATTATGATTCCTGACGTGGTTTTGAGCGGTTCTGAAGTCTTAAGGAGCGGACTTCCCGGCACCAGGTATGGAAAAAGGGACTCCGTCACCGGTATCATAGTGTGGTTCATGGTGTCGTAGGCACCGGCATAGACAACTTCACCGTTCTCATTGGTTATGACAATGAAACTGACCTGCAGGTTCCGGAATATTCCCGGTACAATATTGGTGGAAACATACCCCGGGTTCCTGCCATTGACAAACTCATAGGTATCGTCCCACTGCCCCCAGTCAGTGGTTACCGTGGACAGGGCGTTGTACTCGGCATCCAGACGGCTCAACGCCATGTCAACATCCTGTGTCACATAGCGCTGCTCCAGGGCGCTGTAACTGGTAAGCGAGATGTTTGCAACAAAAAGGACGATCAACGCGAGGATGACGATCAGCAGGGTTATCAGAATGACGCTGGTCTTTTCCTGGAGTTTCATGGTGATCGTCCAATCATTCTCCCGTTTTTATTGGTGGCATATAAACTGTTCTGTGCCCGGAGGATCTGTTCAGGGATGCAGGGATACCGGTATATGAGGATGGAGCGCCAATACTACACCAGATCATCATGAAATGGAAAGACTGGGTCCACGTGACAAAACTCGATCCCGACAAGCAGCTGAAAGCCGGCGATATTGAAGCGATCGCCTCCAGCGGCACGGACGCCCTGATGCTCTCGGGCACCCTCAACGTCACGCAGGAGAACCTTTCCGCACTCTTAAAGGAAGTGAAAGCCTACAACCTCCCGCTCGTCATGGAGCCTGCCGGGCCTGAGGCTGTCCTGATGCAGGGGATCGATTACGTCTTTGTCCCGAGCGTGATGAACACGACCGAGGTCACCTGGATCGTGGGGAAACACAAGGTTTGGGTGCAGATGCACAAGGGTAAAATCCCGTGGGAAGACGCTATCGTGCCCGAAGCATATATCGTGCTCAATCCTAATTCATCGGTTGGCAGGGTGACAAAAGCAGTCTGTGACCTGAAGCCCGAGGAGGTTGCCGCATATACTTCCGTAGCGGATCATTACTTCCATTTCCCTATTGTCTATATCGAGTACAGCGGCACGTTTGGAGACCCGGTCGTTGTGAAGGCTGCGTCCGAGGCTGTTGACAGGGCAGTCCTTTACTATGGCGGCGGGATCAACTCCGCGGAAAAGGCAGCACAGATGGGAAAATACGCTGACACGATCGTTGTCGGCAATGCTGTCTATGACCAGGGCCCGGCTGTCCTGAAAGCAACGGTGGATGCAGTCCAGTAACTCTTTTTATGCCCGAGATCGAGATCGTCCTCGTTGCTCCCATCTATGAAGGAAACGTGGGATTTGCCGCCCGCGTAATGAAGAACTTCGGGTTCTCCCGCCTCGTGCTCATCGACCCCTGCCCGCTCGGAGACGAGGCGAAAGCACGCGCCTCGCATGCGCAGGACGTATTAAGAAACGCCGAGGTCTGCACGATCGAGGACATTTTTGCCCGGAGCAACATCGTTATCGCCACCACCGGCACCGTGAGCAAGTCTGTCTGCCACTCGATGCGGATGCCGTTCTATTCCCCCAAGGAGCTCCGTGAACGGATAAAAGACATTGAAGGCCGGATCGCCATCCTCTTCGGGCGCGAGAACTGGGGGCTCAACAACGAGGAGGTGAAACGGAGCGACATGATCTGCTCCATCCCTACGAGCGAGGAGTACCCGATCCTCAACCTCTCGCACGCGGTCGGCGTGGTCTGCTACGAGCTCGCAAACCTCCCCCTCCCCGGCTATGCCCTCTGCCCCCCGCAGGACATGGAGTACCTGTACCAGCACATCGACCGGTATCTCGACGGCATCCACCACCCGAAATTCAAACGCGAGAACACGCTCATCCTCATCCGCCGTATTCTCGGCCGGTGCAATCTCACGGTACGGGAAGCGAGCACGCTCCACGGGTTACTGCGCCGGAGCGAATGGCACATCGACCCGAAACTGCTGGACCGGGACAAAACGGGCGCCAGAAACCTCCGTGACCCTGATTCCGACGAGGATGATCATCTGGAGTAAAACCGGTCTCCTTTAACGCTGCACGATCTCTCGTCTCCAATCAACACCCATTCTCATCTCATTGCAATGGTTGTCATTGATGGGAAGAACTGTAACCTATCTTACGGTACCAAGGATACAAGCGGTAAGCGCCGGACAACCCGGTTGATATATGGTAATCCTCCGACACGGTTCATATCGCGCTCAGCATGATTATCGGTCACCGCTTTTTGTTATTGGTCAAGGCAGGCAGGGATCTGATGGTGTACTATCCGGACATCCGCAAGACGGCTGATCATTGAGAAATTACGTCGGTAAGAACCACACTATGCAATATTCTGATATCCCATCCCATCCGAAGTACACCGCCCGACCCCCCCTCACCCCACCCTGCGATCCTACAATTTTTCGGATAATTATCACGGGAGACCGGCTTTCAGCCGGGCATCCGGCCCGTAGGGGGTCGGGCGGTGTGCTCCTGCATCCCCGGGATCCGCATGTCCTCCCGCGTCCAGTGTTACGCCTTTAATATACCAAGAAAACCCATGGTATACGGATGATCTTACCGGATCGGAGATGAATCAATGCGACTTCTTCTCATTCATTCAGATTACATAGAATACGAAGCAAAAAAGAAGACAAAGATGGCGGAGGAGGCTTCCGTCCTTGCCGACAAGGAGACCGAGGCGCTCACGGTCTTTTGCGCCGTTGAATCGATCGATGAGGAAGACCTTGAGGGAGTCATCCTCCAGGGAATCGAGGAGATCAAGAAGACCGCAGGACAGGTCAACGTAGACAAGATCGTGGTCTACCCGTATGCCCACCTTTCGAGCGACCTCTCTTCCCCGGAGACCGCGGTCGCGGTGCTCAATGCACTGAAGGCCGGCCTTGAAAAAGAGGGATTCACCGTCAAGCGTGCCCCGTTCGGCTGGTACAAGTCCTTCAAGCTCTCCTGCAAGGGCCACCCCCTCTCGGAGCTCTCCAAGACCATTATCCCCGGTGAGACAACAGTCAAGCCGGCAAAGAAAGAAGTTACCCACGACTGGTTCGTGCTCACTCCCGACGGCAAGCAACACGACTACAAGGAGTTCCTTGACGACTCCCCGTTCGGTTGCCTCGTGAAGAAGGAACTCGGCATCGCAACCCCGGTCGGCGGCGAGCCGGCGCACGTGGACCTGATGCGCGGAAAGGAGCTCGTGGACTACGAGCCCGCATCCG includes these proteins:
- the gatB gene encoding Asp-tRNA(Asn)/Glu-tRNA(Gln) amidotransferase subunit GatB gives rise to the protein MAEEETQVIVGLEVHCQLDTKSKLFCGCSTDYRSDGPNTHLCPICLGLPGAMPALNKRAIEYAMKVAKALNCEIVNESEFSRKNYFYPDLDKAYQITQYDKPLAEGGYLEIESDAGGEKKVRLTRIHVEEDPGRLVHMGNVERGKYSLVDYNRAGIPLIEIVSEPDMRSPKEARKFLNKLRATLEYLSVFDSEKEGSLRVDANISIKGHERVEVKNITSYKGVEKALTFEVTRQKNLIRRGLRIERETRHFLEGRGVTQSARSKEQEHDYRYFPEPDLRPLRVKSWVDGIVLPELPDARRERFMAQYGCSLNHARTLTGDLKLANFFEKVVSSDPKGLAPLASTWIADTLIGELNYRDMGLDPVDPESVAALIWLLKAGTITDKSGVEVLRVMLDQRLKKEKTETPDAIVARLGLTRTTGDTGAIAAAIEEAISENPKALEDYRNGEGKALNFLVGQVMKKTRGKADPAELNRMLIEALKKKEA
- a CDS encoding DNA topoisomerase I; the protein is MHLIVAEKNISARRIAEILAGGKKVAEQKDAGVSTYHFGDTITVGLRGHVVEIDFEPGYQNWRSETATPRSLIDAKTIKVPTEKKIVSLLQKLAKKADRVTIATDFDTEGELIGKEAYELVRAANKKVTIDRARFSAITEQELKHAFSTTTELDFALAAAGEARQSIDLMWGASLTRFISLAARRGGQNILSVGRVQTPTLSMIVDREKEIVAFVPEKYWQLALDFEKRGEVIEARHTNGRFHEKAAAEQARDRTQSPLVVKEVRTGTKQDRAPSPFDTTTYIVAAARLGLSAANAMRIAEDLYMNGFISYPRTDNTVYPPSLDISGILNTLKTSPFKKDVEWVIAHRRPVPTRGKKSSTDHPPIHPTGAATREMLGDDAFRVYELVLRRFLATLAPDAQWKTLKILFDANGEEYTTTGGQLMEQGWHAVYPFSEARETLLPEFATGEKLPIRKVTLDEKETLPPARYTQSKLIQRMEELGLGTKSTRHEVIAKLVSRKYVEGAPLRPTLVGRVVTESLEQHADIITKPDMTRTLESHMQLIKQSQRTREDVIRESRDMLHRAFDQLEANEQVIGDDIRNRTAEEMNLGKCPVCGGTLAIKHLRGNTQFIGCSRYPDCSFNIGLPTAQWGFAIRTDEKCEKHGLNFVRLVRKGARPWDIGCPLCHQINSNRESLEEIPSADKGLVDRIQACHIYTVADLAHSTPEDLAKKLGVSLEKATELTRDAAVVLEKLRRRSECRKFMRDRLIPRKGRSYAKILTALKDAGITDLSRLAQADPATLKKSGVTDAETEQLISDAKIVYHSQVLKEIGIPAVSLKKYIAAGIIEPEAFCAQSPAALSEKTGMSLSTIQKHVDKVCTYLKKPVPKKFSKLQIERGKKQLLAVSGLSTLQVEKLFRAGIVDGDALLATDPVSVAAATGIPEQKIRDYQKVLKRKKDTAIIQL
- the gatC gene encoding Asp-tRNA(Asn)/Glu-tRNA(Gln) amidotransferase subunit GatC, with translation MVTEQDVQHIAELADVGIGAGELENFTHQFNAILEYFDILDRVEGQGEGARDHYNVLREDEVEPSLPQEEVLRNAPAQEDGFIKAPRVM
- the gatA gene encoding Asp-tRNA(Asn)/Glu-tRNA(Gln) amidotransferase subunit GatA, which codes for MPAQTIIFEPDDKYNAFLKVCNKPSHTNGKLAGITVAVKDNISTQGIETTCASKILKGYVPPYDAHVVGLLKQAGAAIAGKTNMDEFGMGTTTENSAFGPTLNPCDTGRVPGGSSGGSAAAVAAGMVRMALGTDTGGSIRCPAAFCGIVGLKPTYGRVSRYGLIAYANSLEQIGPMGKTVSDVSTLMSVIAGYDRHDSTSQNKPYDHIPRADIKGLKIGIPAEYFGKGVDPQVAAVVKKAIGRLEELGASTVLCSIPSMEYALAAYYVTCTCEASSNLARFDGVRYGPAADTKKSWHDAYQEVRSAAFGTEVRRRIMLGTFALSSGYYGKYYTKAQVARENVRNDFQRIFSDVDVIAGPTMPTIAFRLKEKSDPLSMYLADILTVPANLAGIPAISVPCGKSEGMPVGLQIMGRHFEDERVIDVAYAYEQAVN
- a CDS encoding asparagine synthase C-terminal domain-containing protein, with the protein product MSTLTLNGWMERDGHRLSIPGIERLVIDRPDELSQCGGEFFLSWDSCSARDLYGIMEGTGPKGTILCNGKATGTIAPTAPEMTLEDAIVTAVRLRSDEGVVALSGGVDSALVAALARRECVAVGLEGSHDLKRAKAAADSLGLDCTFVTIHEEEIASALPIVVRAIPEKNPVNAGIALTLYFVAHWAGEHGYQRIITGQGADELFGGYSRYLTTETLEEDLVRDFTGLEAQVRRDQAVAALHGAYFSMPYMDFRVVRAARAIPAAEKVQGGRRKIPLRTVAERHIPPDLAGYEKKAMQYGSGVWATLRKLARKNGYKTSMQDYIDHISRVEHGH